In one Silene latifolia isolate original U9 population chromosome 10, ASM4854445v1, whole genome shotgun sequence genomic region, the following are encoded:
- the LOC141609171 gene encoding uncharacterized protein LOC141609171 isoform X1, which translates to MRPPFTSSPPPSSSSTITNFLLAPPPNHIISHNHIDNHTFNHFFKVHHMNMSTPCSSWLYDNNNNNHVQEQPPPFPESLSQLLLSGVYVEEEGKKMEMWEEQVSGLQHHHSLVDHMKQESSVNSYNNHNTNNHYNNNNNVYSIYNDQEFQLEAKSTNWSPHQINIPASSPQSCVSTVFSAGNNNNNNNMVDFSSKCSSDNLHNTRSNPVPVLDNSFESNSTSSGGILKKQKVEPSSSQSTFKARKEKVGDRITTLHQLVSPFGKSDTASVLLESFGYIRFLQSQIEALSVPYLTSGAANKCQQHTAMKVRKGVFPEDRGQLLHEKLHEKCWKRKGGPNQDSYEEAKDLRSRGLCLVPLSCTMHVGSDNGADYWAPAIGGGSGFQ; encoded by the exons ATGAGACCACCCTTCACATCATCACCTCCTCCTTCTTCCTCTTCAACTATCACCAATTTCTTATTGGCTCCACCTCCTAATCATATCATTAGTCATAATCATATTGATAATCACACTTTTAATCATTTTTTCAAAGTTCATCATATGAATATGTCTACCCCTTGTTCTTCTTggttatatgataataataataataatcatgtcCAAGAGCAGCCTCCTCCATTTCCTGAATCTTTGAGCCAACTTCTCTT AAGTGGAGTGTATGTGGAGGAAGAAGGAAAGAAGATGGAAATGTGGGAAGAACAAGTTAGTGGGCTTCAACATCATCACTCTCTTGTAGATCACATGAAGCAAGAAAGCTCAGTTAATAGCTATAATAATCACAATACTAATAATCattataacaacaataataatgttTATAGTATATATAATGACCAAGAGTTTCAACTAGAAGCAAAATCAACTAACTGGTCTCCTCATCAAATCAATATTCCAGCTTCATCTCCCCAATCTTGTGTTTCAACCGTTTTTAGCGCcggtaacaacaacaacaacaacaacatggtGGATTTCTCGTCTAAGTGTAGTAGTGATAATCTTCATAACACAAGGAGTAATCCTGTTCCGGTCTTGGACAACTCTTTTGAG AGTAATAGCACATCCTCTGGTGGAATACTAAAGAAGCAAAAGGTTGAACCTTCCTCAAGCCAATCCACCTTCAAG GCGAGGAAGGAGAAAGTAGGAGATAGGATAACTACTCTTCATCAACTTGTATCACCATTTGGGAAG AGTGACACAGCTTCTGTCCTGTTAGAATCCTTTGGATACATTAGATTTCTTCAAAGCCAAATAGAG GCTCTCAGCGTTCCATACTTGACAAGTGGAGCAGCAAACAAGTGCCAACAACACACT GCTATGAAGGTGAGAAAGGGTGTATTTCCTGAAGACCGTGGTCAG CTGTTGCATGAAAAGTTGCATGAAAAGTGCTGGAAGAGAAAAGGAGGCCCTAATCAG GATTCATATGAGGAGGCAAAGGACTTAAGGAGTAGGGGGTTGTGCCTAGTTCCATTGTCATGTACAATGCACGTCGGAAGCGACAACGGAGCCGATTATTGGGCTCCAGCAATAGGCGGCGGTAGCGGTTTTCAGTAG
- the LOC141609171 gene encoding transcription factor bHLH68-like isoform X2 produces the protein MEIKRNERMSIQSGVYVEEEGKKMEMWEEQVSGLQHHHSLVDHMKQESSVNSYNNHNTNNHYNNNNNVYSIYNDQEFQLEAKSTNWSPHQINIPASSPQSCVSTVFSAGNNNNNNNMVDFSSKCSSDNLHNTRSNPVPVLDNSFESNSTSSGGILKKQKVEPSSSQSTFKARKEKVGDRITTLHQLVSPFGKSDTASVLLESFGYIRFLQSQIEALSVPYLTSGAANKCQQHTAMKVRKGVFPEDRGQLLHEKLHEKCWKRKGGPNQDSYEEAKDLRSRGLCLVPLSCTMHVGSDNGADYWAPAIGGGSGFQ, from the exons ATGGAAATTAAACGAAATGAAAGGATGAGTATTCA AAGTGGAGTGTATGTGGAGGAAGAAGGAAAGAAGATGGAAATGTGGGAAGAACAAGTTAGTGGGCTTCAACATCATCACTCTCTTGTAGATCACATGAAGCAAGAAAGCTCAGTTAATAGCTATAATAATCACAATACTAATAATCattataacaacaataataatgttTATAGTATATATAATGACCAAGAGTTTCAACTAGAAGCAAAATCAACTAACTGGTCTCCTCATCAAATCAATATTCCAGCTTCATCTCCCCAATCTTGTGTTTCAACCGTTTTTAGCGCcggtaacaacaacaacaacaacaacatggtGGATTTCTCGTCTAAGTGTAGTAGTGATAATCTTCATAACACAAGGAGTAATCCTGTTCCGGTCTTGGACAACTCTTTTGAG AGTAATAGCACATCCTCTGGTGGAATACTAAAGAAGCAAAAGGTTGAACCTTCCTCAAGCCAATCCACCTTCAAG GCGAGGAAGGAGAAAGTAGGAGATAGGATAACTACTCTTCATCAACTTGTATCACCATTTGGGAAG AGTGACACAGCTTCTGTCCTGTTAGAATCCTTTGGATACATTAGATTTCTTCAAAGCCAAATAGAG GCTCTCAGCGTTCCATACTTGACAAGTGGAGCAGCAAACAAGTGCCAACAACACACT GCTATGAAGGTGAGAAAGGGTGTATTTCCTGAAGACCGTGGTCAG CTGTTGCATGAAAAGTTGCATGAAAAGTGCTGGAAGAGAAAAGGAGGCCCTAATCAG GATTCATATGAGGAGGCAAAGGACTTAAGGAGTAGGGGGTTGTGCCTAGTTCCATTGTCATGTACAATGCACGTCGGAAGCGACAACGGAGCCGATTATTGGGCTCCAGCAATAGGCGGCGGTAGCGGTTTTCAGTAG